From Amycolatopsis sp. cg9, one genomic window encodes:
- a CDS encoding lactate utilization protein B: MPAFPAAAREALADTQLRRNLAHATGTIRGKRAAVVAEVAEWEELRLAGAAIKDNTLRRLDEHLLTLEAALRARGATVHWARDAREACDVVARIAREHGVDEVVKVKSMATQEIGLNEALAEHGVTAWETDLAELIVQLGDDLPSHILVPAIHRNRAEIREIFRREMATAGRPAPEGLTDDPAELAGAARLHLREKFLRAKMAVSGANFAVAESGTLVVVESEGNGRMCLTLPEVLVSVVGIEKVVPTWSDLDVFLQLLPRSSTGERMNPYTSTWSGTTPGDGPQEMHVVLLDNGRTRALADEIGRQALRCIRCSACLNVCPVYERTGGHAYGSVYPGPIGAILNPLLKGVGVDEQTDSLPYASSLCGACFEACPVRIDIPEVLVHLRSRVVDAQRGGPPKPEAVAMKAASWVLSDARRLGLAERGLSLAHRFGRRVLPGGRRGLSRLPWPGSLWTNARDLPAPPRESFRAWWRREKR, from the coding sequence ATGCCCGCCTTCCCGGCGGCGGCCCGGGAAGCGCTGGCCGACACGCAGTTGCGCCGCAACCTCGCCCACGCCACCGGCACGATCCGCGGCAAGCGCGCGGCCGTCGTCGCCGAAGTGGCCGAGTGGGAGGAACTGCGCCTGGCCGGTGCCGCGATCAAGGACAACACGCTGCGCCGCCTCGACGAGCACCTGCTGACCCTCGAAGCGGCCCTGCGGGCCCGGGGCGCCACCGTGCACTGGGCCCGGGACGCCCGGGAGGCCTGCGACGTCGTCGCCCGGATCGCCCGGGAGCACGGCGTCGACGAAGTGGTCAAGGTCAAGTCGATGGCCACCCAGGAGATCGGGCTCAACGAGGCGCTCGCCGAGCACGGCGTCACCGCGTGGGAAACCGACCTCGCCGAACTCATCGTGCAGCTCGGCGACGACCTGCCCAGCCACATCCTGGTGCCGGCGATCCACCGCAACCGCGCGGAGATCCGGGAGATCTTCCGCCGCGAGATGGCCACGGCGGGCCGCCCGGCGCCCGAGGGCCTGACCGACGACCCGGCCGAGCTGGCCGGCGCCGCCCGGCTGCACCTGCGCGAGAAGTTCCTGCGCGCGAAGATGGCCGTCTCCGGCGCGAACTTCGCCGTGGCCGAGAGCGGCACCCTCGTGGTCGTGGAGTCCGAGGGCAACGGCCGGATGTGCCTGACGCTCCCGGAAGTACTCGTTTCGGTCGTGGGCATCGAAAAGGTCGTGCCCACGTGGTCCGATCTGGACGTGTTCCTCCAGCTGCTGCCGCGGTCGAGCACGGGGGAGCGGATGAACCCGTACACCTCGACGTGGTCGGGCACCACCCCGGGCGACGGGCCGCAGGAGATGCACGTCGTACTGCTCGACAACGGCCGCACCCGGGCGCTCGCCGACGAGATCGGCCGCCAGGCCCTGCGCTGCATCCGCTGCTCGGCGTGCCTCAACGTCTGCCCGGTCTACGAGCGCACCGGCGGGCACGCCTACGGCTCGGTGTACCCCGGGCCGATCGGCGCGATCCTCAACCCGCTGCTCAAGGGCGTCGGCGTCGACGAGCAGACCGACTCCCTCCCGTACGCGTCCAGCCTGTGCGGTGCCTGCTTCGAAGCGTGCCCGGTCCGCATCGACATCCCCGAGGTGCTGGTGCACCTGCGCTCCCGGGTGGTCGACGCGCAGCGCGGCGGCCCGCCCAAACCCGAGGCGGTGGCCATGAAAGCGGCGTCGTGGGTGCTCTCCGACGCCCGGCGGCTCGGTCTCGCCGAACGCGGCCTGAGCCTCGCGCACCGGTTCGGCCGGCGGGTGCTGCCGGGCGGTCGTCGCGGGCTGTCCCGCCTGCCGTGGCCCGGTTCACTGTGGACGAACGCGCGCGACCTGCCCGCGCCGCCGCGCGAGTCGTTCCGCGCCTGGTGGCGAAGGGAAAAGCGATGA
- a CDS encoding BON domain-containing protein — MTQIQHRPDHHLKTAVTDELAWTPSVNAEEIGVTVTNGVATLSGHVGTYPEKEEALRAASRVHGVTSTVDKILVRHGHEVAADADLAREAMIVFDRRTVLVPKDAVQVDVRDQVVTLRGSVDWHYQREAARRAVAALPGISGVRNLITLRPSPGVSAAETKAQLTAALARHAPGFAQHVEVGIDDGQVTLTGEVLTPAERRSAEQTAWFAPGVTAVDNQVTLSG; from the coding sequence ATGACACAGATCCAGCACAGGCCCGATCATCACCTCAAGACCGCTGTCACCGATGAGCTCGCCTGGACCCCCAGCGTCAACGCCGAAGAGATCGGCGTGACCGTCACGAACGGAGTCGCGACGCTGTCCGGGCACGTCGGCACCTACCCCGAGAAGGAAGAGGCCCTGCGCGCCGCGAGCCGGGTCCACGGGGTCACCTCGACCGTGGACAAGATCCTCGTCCGGCACGGCCACGAGGTGGCGGCCGACGCGGATCTCGCCCGGGAAGCCATGATCGTGTTCGACCGCCGCACCGTCCTGGTGCCGAAGGACGCGGTGCAGGTCGACGTGCGCGACCAGGTGGTCACCCTGCGCGGGTCGGTGGATTGGCACTACCAGCGCGAAGCCGCCCGCCGGGCGGTGGCCGCGCTCCCCGGCATCAGCGGGGTGCGGAACCTGATCACACTGCGGCCTTCGCCGGGGGTTTCGGCGGCCGAGACCAAGGCGCAGCTCACCGCGGCGCTCGCCCGGCACGCACCGGGGTTCGCGCAGCACGTCGAGGTCGGCATCGACGACGGCCAGGTCACCCTGACCGGCGAAGTCCTCACCCCGGCCGAACGCCGTTCGGCCGAGCAGACCGCGTGGTTCGCCCCCGGTGTGACCGCGGTCGACAACCAGGTGACGCTCTCCGGCTGA
- a CDS encoding TetR/AcrR family transcriptional regulator: MDDTAAPYHHGNLRSALLDQAERALAEGGPAALSLRGLARELGVSHSAPRQHFADKQALLDALALRGLRRLGDELDEGLGRAKGDFEARLTAFAQVYVGFATRFPALLALVFAHKDNPARPELREANERAFAAPVALIGDAMERGEIVGDEPDRVAMAVLTVLRGLASVITGGMIGDRPPDAVVTGTVHTLVRGLLPR; this comes from the coding sequence ATGGACGACACGGCGGCGCCCTACCACCACGGCAACCTGCGGTCCGCGCTGCTCGACCAGGCCGAGCGCGCCCTCGCGGAAGGCGGCCCGGCCGCGCTTTCGCTGCGGGGTCTCGCCCGCGAGCTGGGCGTGAGCCACAGCGCGCCGCGCCAGCACTTCGCCGACAAGCAGGCACTGCTCGACGCCCTCGCCCTGCGCGGCCTGCGGCGCCTCGGTGACGAGCTCGACGAGGGCCTCGGCCGGGCGAAGGGCGACTTCGAGGCGCGGCTGACCGCGTTCGCGCAGGTCTACGTCGGGTTCGCCACCCGGTTCCCGGCCCTGCTGGCGCTGGTGTTCGCGCACAAGGACAACCCGGCCCGCCCGGAGCTGCGCGAGGCGAACGAGCGGGCGTTCGCCGCCCCGGTGGCGCTCATCGGCGACGCGATGGAACGCGGCGAGATCGTCGGCGACGAGCCGGACCGCGTCGCGATGGCCGTGCTCACGGTCCTGCGGGGACTGGCATCGGTCATCACCGGCGGCATGATCGGCGACCGGCCACCCGACGCCGTGGTCACCGGAACGGTCCACACCCTCGTGCGGGGCCTGCTACCGCGGTGA
- a CDS encoding response regulator → MDDSLPPEPPVITVFLVDDHELVRRGVAELVDDEPDLKVVGQASSVAEALARVPALRPDVAVLDVRLPDGNGVELCRDLRVALPALRCLMLTSFTDEDSMVEAVLAGAEGYVIKDVKGLQLVDAIRRVGSGETLLDARAVAALVTELRAKTGNPGPLAGLSDQELVLLDLLGESLTNRQIAERMFLAEKTVKNYVSRLLAKLGLERRSQAAVLVTGIHGAERRSGG, encoded by the coding sequence GTGGATGACAGCCTGCCGCCCGAACCGCCCGTCATCACCGTCTTCCTGGTCGACGACCACGAACTCGTGCGGCGCGGGGTGGCCGAGCTCGTCGACGACGAACCCGACCTGAAAGTCGTCGGGCAGGCCTCGTCGGTGGCCGAGGCGTTGGCCAGGGTGCCCGCGCTGCGCCCGGACGTGGCGGTGCTGGACGTGCGGCTGCCCGACGGCAACGGCGTCGAGCTGTGCCGCGACCTGCGCGTGGCGCTGCCCGCGCTGCGGTGCCTGATGCTGACTTCCTTCACCGACGAGGATTCGATGGTCGAAGCGGTGCTGGCCGGCGCCGAGGGGTACGTCATCAAGGACGTGAAGGGGCTGCAGCTCGTCGACGCGATCCGCCGGGTGGGGTCGGGCGAGACGCTGCTGGACGCCCGGGCGGTGGCCGCGCTCGTGACCGAGCTGCGGGCGAAGACCGGGAACCCCGGCCCGCTGGCGGGGTTGAGCGACCAGGAGCTCGTCCTGCTGGACCTGCTCGGGGAGAGCCTGACGAACCGGCAGATCGCCGAGCGGATGTTCCTGGCGGAGAAGACCGTCAAGAACTACGTGTCCCGCCTGCTGGCGAAGCTCGGCCTGGAACGGCGGTCCCAGGCGGCCGTGCTGGTCACCGGGATCCACGGTGCGGAGCGCCGTTCGGGCGGCTAG
- a CDS encoding lactate utilization protein C, with protein MTTAREEILAAVRGAIRTTTQAEAAVPRGYRSVVVDDVVALFAERVVDYRAELTRCTTAELPGAIRSALGSARKVLVPEGFPVEIGGTGAARAGTTAELAGFDAVVTTAALGIATTGTLVLDHGPGQGRRALSLVPDVHVCVLREDRIVPGVPQAVAALDPARPQTWISGPSATSDIELTRVEGVHGPRSLHVIVVSE; from the coding sequence ATGACGACCGCCCGCGAGGAGATCCTGGCGGCCGTCCGCGGCGCCATCCGGACCACGACTCAGGCCGAAGCGGCCGTCCCGCGCGGCTACCGCTCGGTGGTGGTCGACGACGTCGTCGCGCTGTTCGCCGAGCGCGTGGTCGACTACCGCGCCGAGCTCACCCGCTGCACCACCGCCGAACTGCCCGGGGCCATCCGGAGCGCACTGGGATCGGCGCGGAAGGTGCTGGTGCCCGAAGGGTTCCCGGTCGAGATCGGCGGCACCGGCGCGGCGCGGGCCGGAACCACCGCGGAGCTGGCCGGGTTCGACGCCGTCGTGACCACGGCCGCGCTGGGGATCGCGACCACCGGAACGCTGGTCCTCGACCACGGCCCCGGCCAGGGCCGGCGAGCGCTGAGCCTCGTGCCCGACGTGCACGTGTGCGTGCTCCGCGAGGACCGCATCGTGCCCGGCGTGCCGCAGGCCGTCGCCGCGCTGGACCCGGCCCGTCCGCAGACCTGGATCAGCGGGCCCAGCGCCACCAGCGACATCGAGCTGACCAGGGTGGAAGGCGTGCACGGGCCGAGGAGCTTGCACGTCATCGTCGTCTCGGAGTGA
- a CDS encoding cytochrome P450, translating to MAVQPVPYPFADAVALQVHPRFAELRKSAAPARVTMPYGGDAWLVTRYEQTRFVLSDSRFSRAAAAGADVPRGRPGFEPAGNLLAMDPPEHDRVRALVAKAFTGRRVELLRPRIQEILDTLLYGISPPVDFASAVAWELPVQVIGELLGVPPGERRMVRECTETLVASGGTVTAADVAEARGRLAAALTTLIARRRAEPTDDLLTALVAARDEDDRLTDGELLMLGVALLAGGHETTANLIGSFLVELLADRERWTALVARPELIPSAVEELLRFVPLATVVDLARIATEDLELGGQVIRAGDAVLVQLDSANRDESVFASAGDLDFGRRVNHHVAFGFGAHHCVGAPLARLELRVLLSTLVRRLPGLRLAIAAEDLEWRRDGLLRGVASLPVTW from the coding sequence GTGGCGGTCCAGCCCGTTCCCTACCCCTTCGCGGACGCCGTCGCGCTGCAGGTCCACCCGCGGTTCGCCGAGCTGCGGAAGTCCGCGGCGCCGGCCCGCGTCACGATGCCCTACGGCGGTGACGCCTGGCTCGTGACGCGCTACGAGCAGACGCGGTTCGTGCTGTCGGACTCCCGGTTCTCGCGCGCCGCCGCGGCCGGGGCGGACGTGCCGCGCGGGCGTCCCGGCTTCGAACCGGCCGGCAACCTGCTGGCCATGGACCCGCCGGAGCACGACCGGGTCCGGGCGCTGGTGGCCAAGGCGTTCACCGGCCGGCGGGTGGAGCTGCTCCGGCCCCGGATCCAGGAAATCCTCGACACGCTCCTCTACGGCATCAGCCCGCCCGTGGACTTCGCCTCGGCGGTGGCGTGGGAGCTGCCCGTGCAGGTGATCGGCGAGCTGCTCGGCGTGCCGCCGGGCGAGCGCCGGATGGTGCGCGAGTGCACCGAAACGCTCGTCGCCTCGGGCGGGACCGTGACCGCCGCCGACGTCGCGGAAGCACGCGGGAGGCTGGCGGCCGCGCTGACCACGCTGATCGCGCGGCGCCGGGCCGAGCCCACCGACGACCTGCTGACCGCGCTCGTCGCGGCCCGCGACGAGGACGACCGCCTGACGGACGGCGAACTGCTCATGCTCGGCGTGGCGCTGCTGGCCGGCGGCCACGAGACCACGGCGAACCTGATCGGCAGCTTCCTGGTCGAGCTGCTGGCCGACCGCGAACGCTGGACGGCGCTCGTCGCACGTCCCGAGCTGATCCCGTCGGCGGTGGAGGAGCTGCTGCGGTTCGTGCCGCTGGCGACGGTCGTGGACCTCGCGCGGATCGCCACGGAGGACCTCGAGCTCGGCGGTCAGGTCATCCGGGCCGGCGACGCGGTCCTGGTCCAGCTGGACTCGGCCAACCGCGACGAATCGGTGTTCGCCTCGGCCGGGGACCTGGACTTCGGCCGCAGGGTCAACCACCACGTGGCGTTCGGCTTCGGTGCGCACCACTGCGTCGGCGCGCCGCTGGCGAGGCTGGAGCTGCGCGTCCTGCTCTCGACACTGGTTCGTCGCCTGCCGGGCCTGCGCCTCGCGATCGCCGCGGAGGACCTCGAGTGGCGCCGCGACGGATTGCTGCGCGGCGTCGCGAGCCTGCCCGTCACCTGGTAG
- a CDS encoding GAF domain-containing sensor histidine kinase: MPEETTSGRDRMDALPAAVLAFSAGLELETTLHRIVTAAAGLVGARYGALALLDEDGRTTAFAVTGVDVATREGMGPPPAGHGLLGTLVTGRAPVRLADLGPARGFPPGHPSLRSFLGVPLLVRGEVLGRLYLSGEQPFTADDERTIVALAAAAGIAVDNARLYEESRSRQRWLEATGEIAAELLGGTDVHEVLRLIASRAAELTGADDALIALPVAGGALAVAVCAGPDADELTGRRIPLDGSTSGAVLLDHVPRSVPSLAFDLTDGLDVALGPALAVRLRSGESTAGVLLAIRGHGAARFDEHELQLVSAFADQAALALRDAESQAARRELDVVVDRDRIARDLHDHVIQRLFAVGLGIEGTRRRSGSPAVTARLTQHIDQLQDVIEEIRSAIFALHKQPGAARGLRARLQNAIAATTADSAIRTTVRLSGAFDRVPAGLAEHAEAVVREAVSNVLRHARAAELAVTVSLDRDLVVEVTDTGIGMPEAVAHSGLRNLGQRATEAGGSLRLERPAGGGTRLVWTAPVP; this comes from the coding sequence ATGCCCGAGGAAACGACGTCGGGCCGGGACCGGATGGACGCGCTGCCGGCGGCCGTCCTCGCGTTTTCCGCCGGTCTGGAGCTCGAGACGACGTTGCACCGGATCGTGACCGCCGCGGCGGGCCTGGTCGGCGCCCGGTACGGCGCGCTGGCCCTGCTCGACGAGGACGGCCGGACGACCGCGTTCGCCGTGACCGGCGTGGACGTCGCCACGCGGGAGGGGATGGGCCCGCCACCGGCCGGTCACGGCCTGCTCGGCACCCTCGTGACCGGCCGGGCGCCGGTGCGCCTCGCCGACCTGGGGCCGGCCCGCGGGTTCCCGCCGGGGCACCCTTCGCTGCGCAGCTTCCTGGGCGTCCCGTTGCTGGTGCGGGGCGAGGTGCTCGGCCGGCTGTACCTGAGCGGGGAGCAGCCGTTCACCGCCGACGACGAACGGACGATCGTCGCGCTGGCGGCGGCCGCCGGGATCGCCGTCGACAACGCGCGGCTCTACGAGGAGAGCCGGAGCAGGCAGCGGTGGCTGGAGGCCACCGGCGAGATCGCCGCGGAGCTGCTGGGCGGGACCGATGTGCACGAGGTGCTGCGCCTGATCGCGAGCCGGGCCGCGGAGCTCACCGGTGCCGACGACGCGCTCATCGCGCTGCCCGTGGCGGGTGGGGCGCTGGCGGTCGCGGTGTGCGCCGGCCCCGACGCGGACGAGCTGACCGGCCGCCGGATCCCGCTCGACGGGTCGACCTCCGGCGCGGTCCTGCTGGACCACGTGCCGCGCAGCGTCCCGAGCCTGGCGTTCGACCTGACCGACGGCCTCGACGTGGCTCTCGGCCCGGCGCTGGCGGTGCGGCTGCGGTCCGGCGAATCCACCGCGGGCGTGCTCCTGGCGATCCGCGGCCACGGGGCGGCGCGGTTCGACGAGCACGAGCTGCAGCTCGTGTCCGCCTTCGCCGACCAGGCCGCGCTGGCGCTGCGCGACGCCGAAAGCCAGGCCGCCCGCCGGGAGCTCGACGTCGTGGTGGACCGCGACCGCATCGCCCGCGACCTGCACGACCACGTCATCCAGCGGCTCTTCGCGGTGGGCCTGGGGATCGAGGGCACCCGCCGCCGATCCGGCTCGCCCGCGGTCACCGCCCGGCTCACCCAGCACATCGACCAGCTCCAGGACGTCATCGAGGAGATCCGCAGCGCGATCTTCGCCCTCCACAAGCAACCGGGAGCCGCACGGGGCCTGCGAGCGCGTCTCCAGAACGCGATCGCCGCTACGACGGCCGACTCCGCGATCCGCACGACGGTGCGGCTGTCCGGAGCGTTCGACCGCGTCCCGGCCGGACTGGCCGAGCACGCCGAGGCGGTCGTCCGCGAAGCGGTCAGCAACGTCCTGCGCCACGCGAGGGCGGCCGAGCTGGCGGTCACCGTGTCGTTGGACCGCGACTTGGTCGTCGAGGTGACGGACACGGGGATCGGGATGCCGGAAGCCGTGGCGCACAGCGGACTCCGCAACCTCGGCCAGCGCGCCACGGAGGCGGGTGGATCGTTGCGTCTGGAACGCCCGGCCGGGGGCGGCACCCGTCTGGTGTGGACGGCGCCGGTGCCCTGA
- a CDS encoding (Fe-S)-binding protein: MNVAVLVTCINDSLFPDTGKAVFRLLRRLGVAADFPPAQTCCGQPMINTGYLDEAVPVVRAFADAFAGYDAVVTPSGSCAGSARHQHGLVARRAGDAAGAGPKVYELSEFLVDVLGVTDVGAYFPHRVTYHPTCHSLRMLGVGDKPLRLLRAVRGLDLVELPAADECCGFGGTFAVKNAETSTAMGADKARHVRETGAEVLVAGDNSCLLHVGGLLSRQRSGVRVLHLADVLASTEGDA; the protein is encoded by the coding sequence GTGAACGTCGCCGTGCTCGTCACCTGCATCAACGACTCGCTGTTCCCGGACACCGGCAAGGCGGTGTTCCGGCTGCTGCGGCGCCTCGGCGTGGCCGCCGACTTCCCGCCGGCCCAGACCTGCTGCGGCCAGCCGATGATCAACACCGGCTACCTCGACGAGGCGGTGCCGGTCGTGCGCGCCTTCGCGGACGCGTTCGCCGGGTACGACGCCGTCGTGACGCCGTCGGGCTCGTGCGCCGGCTCGGCCCGGCACCAGCACGGTCTCGTCGCCCGGCGCGCCGGGGACGCAGCGGGAGCCGGGCCGAAGGTCTACGAGCTGAGCGAGTTCCTCGTCGACGTGCTCGGCGTCACCGACGTCGGCGCCTACTTCCCGCACCGCGTCACCTACCACCCGACCTGCCATTCACTGCGCATGCTCGGCGTCGGCGACAAGCCACTGCGGCTGCTGCGCGCGGTCCGCGGGCTCGACCTCGTCGAGCTGCCCGCGGCCGACGAATGCTGCGGCTTCGGCGGCACCTTCGCGGTGAAGAACGCCGAGACGTCCACCGCCATGGGCGCGGACAAGGCCCGGCACGTCCGCGAGACCGGAGCCGAGGTGCTCGTCGCGGGCGACAACTCGTGCCTGCTGCACGTGGGCGGCCTGCTGTCGCGGCAGCGGTCCGGTGTCCGCGTGCTGCACCTGGCCGACGTGCTGGCTTCGACCGAGGGGGACGCGTGA
- a CDS encoding alpha/beta fold hydrolase, with the protein MTSYVLVPGMCHGGWCFADLTEQLRGHGHRVHPLTLTGLGERSHLLPGGVNLDTHIEDVTALLAAENIHDAVLVGHSYGGMVITGAADRAPERVSGLIYLDAVVPEDGDSCWALVSEQERRWYLDVVDSGYAVRPLPFFDPRATPHPLASVLQPLRLWGNASRLRHRAYAYAAGWEGESPFTSIYERLRTEPGWTTHALDGGHNLMRDNPGELLEILLDAARADTVVTES; encoded by the coding sequence ATGACCTCCTACGTCCTCGTTCCCGGCATGTGCCACGGCGGCTGGTGCTTCGCCGACCTCACCGAACAGCTGCGCGGACACGGCCACCGCGTCCATCCCCTGACCCTGACCGGCCTCGGCGAACGCAGCCACCTCCTGCCGGGCGGGGTGAACCTCGACACCCACATCGAAGACGTCACCGCACTGCTGGCCGCCGAGAACATCCACGACGCGGTACTGGTCGGCCACAGCTACGGCGGAATGGTGATCACGGGCGCCGCCGACCGCGCACCCGAGCGAGTGTCGGGGCTGATCTACCTCGACGCCGTCGTACCGGAAGACGGCGACTCCTGCTGGGCACTGGTCTCCGAGCAAGAACGCCGGTGGTACCTCGACGTCGTGGACAGCGGGTACGCCGTGCGCCCACTGCCGTTCTTCGATCCGCGCGCCACTCCGCACCCCCTCGCGTCGGTGCTTCAGCCGCTTCGCTTGTGGGGCAACGCTTCGCGACTCCGGCACCGGGCTTACGCCTACGCGGCCGGCTGGGAGGGCGAGTCACCGTTCACTTCCATTTACGAGCGCCTGCGCACGGAGCCGGGGTGGACGACGCACGCCCTCGACGGTGGCCACAACCTCATGCGGGACAACCCGGGCGAACTGCTGGAGATCCTGCTCGACGCCGCTCGGGCGGACACGGTCGTCACCGAGTCCTGA
- a CDS encoding TetR/AcrR family transcriptional regulator, which translates to MPVAKGSTIDPGRTRATILRNATQVLYERGLDGIGVAELCSRLGVSKETLYRHFGTKDGLVQAMLEARSDRVVRWLTDAVDAAGDDPAAQLGALFEALQAWYDVPGFRGCAMLNAAAQHHTSTVRAITARHLGRYRELLAAIADRAGVADPQRLARQLLILVEGATVVADHHDRSGVGDDARQAALTLLAAASGADRSTRG; encoded by the coding sequence ATGCCCGTCGCCAAAGGCTCGACCATCGACCCCGGCCGCACGCGCGCCACGATCCTGCGGAACGCCACCCAGGTGCTCTACGAACGCGGGCTCGACGGCATCGGCGTCGCGGAACTCTGCTCGCGTCTCGGCGTGTCCAAGGAGACGCTCTACCGGCACTTCGGCACCAAGGACGGGCTCGTGCAAGCGATGCTCGAAGCGCGCAGCGACCGGGTCGTGCGCTGGCTGACCGACGCCGTCGACGCCGCCGGCGACGACCCGGCCGCTCAGCTCGGCGCGCTGTTCGAGGCCCTCCAAGCGTGGTACGACGTGCCGGGTTTCCGCGGCTGCGCCATGCTCAACGCCGCCGCCCAGCACCACACGAGCACCGTCCGGGCCATCACGGCGCGCCACCTCGGCCGCTACCGGGAACTGCTCGCCGCGATCGCCGATCGGGCCGGGGTCGCCGACCCGCAGCGCCTCGCGCGCCAGCTGCTCATCCTCGTCGAGGGCGCCACCGTCGTGGCGGACCACCACGACCGGAGCGGCGTCGGGGACGACGCACGCCAAGCCGCGCTCACCCTCCTCGCGGCGGCCAGTGGGGCGGACCGGTCGACCCGCGGGTGA
- a CDS encoding YbfB/YjiJ family MFS transporter — MTAGQATRLAFGTASALGLARFAYGLLVPAMRDDLRWTLADAGAISTANGLGYLLGAVIAAASVRRWGTAAVFRWGMVVTAVALGGTAASDVFAVLLTLRAVAGASGAVVFIAGGVIAARAAARTGSGKPITIYFAGTGLGIILSGAAIPGLADHWRPAWVGLGVAAALAALISWPAAGAEEEQPAGAAGWARIGPLWRVAVAYFLFAAGYIAYITFLSVYLADKRASVIQVTSTWTLLGIAVVAAPALWSRPIARWPGTRALALVLALLAGGAALPLLSPAPAVMITSVLAYGATFMMIPAAVTAHIRTAIAPADWTATLAAFTTLFAAGQTAGPLLAGTLADHTSAAAPLAWTATLCAIAAALAAVPARPDPEVSGARS, encoded by the coding sequence ATGACGGCAGGCCAGGCCACCCGGCTGGCGTTCGGGACCGCGTCCGCCCTCGGGCTCGCGCGGTTCGCCTACGGGCTGCTCGTGCCGGCCATGCGGGACGACCTCCGGTGGACGTTGGCCGACGCGGGGGCGATCAGCACCGCGAACGGGCTCGGCTACTTGCTCGGCGCGGTGATCGCGGCCGCGTCGGTGCGGCGGTGGGGCACCGCCGCGGTCTTCCGCTGGGGCATGGTCGTCACGGCGGTGGCGCTGGGCGGCACGGCGGCCAGCGACGTCTTCGCCGTCCTGCTGACCCTCCGTGCCGTGGCCGGCGCCAGCGGGGCGGTGGTGTTCATCGCGGGCGGGGTGATCGCGGCCCGCGCCGCGGCTCGCACCGGCTCCGGCAAGCCCATCACGATCTACTTCGCGGGCACCGGCCTGGGCATCATCCTCAGCGGCGCGGCCATCCCCGGCCTGGCCGATCACTGGCGGCCGGCCTGGGTCGGCCTGGGCGTGGCAGCGGCGTTGGCGGCCTTGATCAGCTGGCCGGCGGCGGGCGCGGAGGAGGAGCAGCCGGCCGGTGCGGCCGGCTGGGCCCGGATCGGCCCCCTCTGGCGGGTCGCGGTGGCGTACTTCCTCTTCGCCGCCGGCTACATCGCCTACATCACCTTCCTGTCGGTGTACCTGGCCGACAAGCGCGCCTCGGTCATCCAGGTGACGTCGACGTGGACGCTGCTGGGCATCGCCGTCGTGGCCGCTCCCGCCTTGTGGAGCCGGCCGATCGCCCGCTGGCCCGGCACCCGCGCACTCGCGCTCGTCCTCGCCCTGCTGGCCGGCGGCGCGGCGCTGCCGCTGCTGTCCCCCGCACCGGCGGTCATGATCACGTCCGTGCTCGCCTACGGCGCGACCTTCATGATGATCCCGGCCGCCGTCACCGCGCACATCCGGACCGCGATCGCACCCGCCGACTGGACGGCCACGCTGGCCGCGTTCACCACGCTGTTCGCCGCCGGGCAGACCGCAGGCCCGCTGCTGGCCGGCACGCTCGCCGACCACACCTCGGCGGCCGCTCCCCTGGCCTGGACCGCCACCCTCTGCGCCATCGCGGCGGCACTGGCGGCCGTCCCCGCACGACCCGATCCCGAAGTATCTGGAGCACGCTCATGA
- a CDS encoding VOC family protein, which translates to MVRFHHVSVSVADLDAQRRWYADALGFTEVVEQFEVPEAGVRTAVVQTGGGTRIELIERAGSTRPETFADPVDVLRVQGYGHWALEVDDLDATYARLTGAGARAVWPPADAVRPGARFGYVKDLEGNLIELIQPA; encoded by the coding sequence ATGGTCCGGTTCCACCACGTCAGCGTTTCCGTCGCCGACCTCGACGCGCAGCGGCGCTGGTACGCCGACGCCCTCGGCTTCACCGAGGTGGTCGAGCAGTTCGAGGTGCCGGAGGCAGGTGTCCGCACCGCCGTGGTGCAGACCGGCGGCGGCACCCGGATCGAGCTGATCGAACGGGCCGGTTCCACCCGCCCGGAGACGTTCGCCGACCCGGTGGACGTCCTCCGCGTCCAGGGCTACGGCCACTGGGCCCTCGAGGTCGACGACCTCGACGCGACGTACGCCCGGCTGACCGGCGCGGGCGCGCGGGCGGTGTGGCCCCCGGCCGACGCCGTCCGGCCCGGCGCCCGGTTCGGCTACGTCAAGGACCTCGAAGGCAACCTGATCGAGCTCATCCAGCCCGCCTGA